GACGCGGCGCGAGCCGCCGACGCCGGAGCCGCCTTCCTGGTCACCCCCGGACTCGGCCCGGACCTGCGCGAGGCTGGCCCGCCCGGACTGCCGACGTTCGTCGGCGCCCTGACACCCGGCGAGGTGATCGGGGCCCTGGCCTACGGCGCCACCGCGGTCAAGGTCTTCCCCGCCTCCCTCGGCGGACCACCGTATCTCAAGGCGCTGAGGGATCCGTTCCCGACTGTGCCGTTCGTCCCGGTCGGCGGAGTGGACGCCGACGGCGCAGCCGCCTACCTCGCCGGCGGCGCGGCCGCCGTGGGGGTCGGTTCGCCGCTGATCGGCGATGCCGCGTCCGGCGGCGGCCACGACGGCCTGCGCGCCCGCGCCGCGGCTTGGCGGCTGCGCATGGCCGAGGCGGTGGCCGCGTGACCACGCCGGACGTCGTCACCATCGGCGAGACCATGGCGGCGCTGCGCGCCACCGGTCCGGTCCGGCTCGGCGCACCGATGAACCTCTCCGTCGCCGGAGCCGAATCCACCGTCGCCATCGGCCTGGCCCGTCTCGGGCACCGCTCGTGCTGGATCGGGCGGGTCGGCGACGACGAGTTCGGCGCCTTGGTTCTCCGAACCCTGCTCGCCGAAGGAGTCGACGTCAGCCACGCCCACATCGACGGCGAAGGCCGACCCACCGGCCTGCTGGCACGCGAAAGACGTATAGGCGGCCTGATCCAGGTCTCCTACTACCGTGGCGGGTCGGCGGGATCAGCCCTGTGCCCCGAGGACGTGCTGCCCGCCTTGTCGCCCGGAGTCCGCCTTCTGCATCTGACCGGGATCACCCCGGCGCTGAGCCCGACCTGTGCCGAAGCCGCCTTGGCCGCGGCCCGTGAAGCACGCGAACTCGGCATCACCGTCAGCCTGGATGTGAACTACCGCTCCAGATTGTGGTCAGCGCAGCGCGCACGGGAAACGCTGCTGCCCCTGACCCGCCTGGCCGACATCCTGATCGCCTCCGCCGACGAACTGCACCTGGTCTGCGCGGATCCCGTGCTGGAAGAGAAGGCCCTGGTAGACGCGCTCCTGACCGAAGGCACCCGCGAACTCGTGCTCACTCGCGGCGGCAACGGGGCCGACGTGTTCACCACCGCGGCCAGCGCCCACGCCGAGGCGCACCAGGTGCCCGTGGTCGACGTGGTCGGCGCGGGCGACGCCTTCGTCGCCGGCTATCTGTCGGGCCTCCTGGACGGCCTGGACCTCGACCGGCGGCTCCGTCGCGCAGTGGCCGCCGGCGCCTTCGCCGTCGCCGCCGAAGGCGACTGGGAGGGCCTGCCCACCCGGGACAGCCTCGCACTGCTCGACCATCCGTCCGGCACCACCCTCCGCTGACCAGGAACGAGCCGCGGAGACCCGCGATCAGCACCATCCCCGCCGAGGCGGTCGAGATCTGGGCCGAGGGCGGGTTCGCATTCGCCGAAGGCGCCCGCTGGGCCGGCGGCGGCCTCGTCTTCGTCGGCGTCCTCTCCGGACGCCTGTTCGAGATCCCGGCCGAACCCGGTGACGACGGCCGGCGCCGCGCACGCGTATCGCCGGTCTGAAGCTTCCGCGCGGCGCGGTCGCCCCGCTCGAAGGGACCATCGGAGACTGGATCGTCGCGGCCGGGCCCGGCATCACCCGGCTCGGGCGAGCCACCGCGGTGGATCGCCCGCCAAAGCCCTGCTGCTGTCGGCGCCGGCCACTGCTCCGGGGCACTCGTTCAGCCGCAGCGGCGTCAGCATCGTCAACGGCGGCCACGTCGGCCTGTTCCGCTACGCACGTATCTTTCAGCGCAACGACAAAGCAGAACTGCCGGTGCGCGTGGCCTGTATCACCGACATGGATCCTGCCTCGGACGCGGCCGGCGAAGACATGCGCAAGAAGCTGAAGCAGTGGAGTGACCTGTGTCCTTGCCGAGAACCTCATCCATGCTGGTCCGGCCGCCTATCCAGATCATGGTGACGGCAATTGACCGGCGGTGGGATCGTGAGTTCTCGTGTGCCTGCGCTTCGCCTACGTCCTGGCCGTCTTGCAGCGCCAACTCGCCGCGGCAGGAAGACGTCCGCGACCTGACTGGGCCGATCGCGCGATCATCGCGCTGCTGCTCGGTCTAGCACCCAAAGCGTGCCGCGCTGGACTACGTCTGTTCGTTACCCCGGATACCATCCTGGCTCATCAATCTTGGGTGTGGCATCAAGTAGCTGATCATCTACGTGCTGGTCCTGGGATGGGTGCAGCTTTCTGGGGCCGCTTACCCCATGCTCTGGGCGATGACAAGGATGACGACCGTGTCTGTCGATCGTCTCTCGACGATGATGTTGCCGGATGACGCCCCGTCCCACTGGTAGACCGCGGATCCCTCTGTGGAGTCCTCGCTCCAGTCTGGACCGAGCCCTTGCACGAATGACTGGGGTCGGCCGGTGTCAGCCGTCACCTCGTCCGCGGTCTTTGCCGTCGGCACAGCGGCAAGCGTCTTCAGAAGGGTCGCCGTGTCTGGCGCCGGGACGGAGAAACGTAAGAACAGCGTGTCGGGGCCGTTGAATGAGTTGTCGTCGCTGTAGTAGCGCACATCGCTGGACGTCGGCGGTAGTGGGATGCGGTAGTACTGCACAGCCCCTGTCAGGGTGCCGGTTGCCGAATTGGTCCAGCCGGACGAACACTCGTTGCGGTGGTAGGAGTGTGGATCGGTTCGCGTGGGGTCCTCGGGCCAGCATGGCGCCACCGCCTGACGTGTGGCATAGCCGGCTGCGCTCAACGCCAGGACGACCGCCAGCGCCCAGAAACAGCCTCGGCCGCGCCGCCCTGCTGGGCTTTGCGCTTCAGGAACCGTCCTTGGCTCAGCCATGACGCGATCCTTGCAGCGCGAGCGTCCGGGATGTGCCGGGGGTCGCTTTTCTTCACACGTTCCTTCGCGGCTGGCTGTGACGGCCGCTAGTGCGTCGGCTGAGGTGCCCTCGGGCGCGGCGGGTGGTGGCGCAGCGGGCGCGCAGGCGCTGGTTTGCGGGGTTGCGGTAGCCGAACGCGCTGCGGGCGTCAGTCTTGATCAGGCGGTTGACGCCTTCGGAGGCGGCGTTGGTGACGCCCGTGGTGATCGCGACGAGGATCTGCGGCCACCAGGTGGAAACGGTGTTCGCGAGACGTTCCATCTCTGGCAGGCCGGAGGCGGCGGCGGATTCGTAGAAGCGGACGAGCAGCCCGCGGATCATGGCGCGGTCGGGCCGGTGCCGTGCAGCGCGAGGAGGTCCATCAGGTCCTCCTTCACATTCCAGGCGGCCAGGATCGGGACGCCGATCTTCTTCGGCAGCGCCATCAGGTCTTCCACCATCGGATCTAGGTGGTCGGCGTGCATCCGCGCGGCTGAGCGGGTCAGCCGGTTCCTCAACTCCCACTCGCGGTTGCCCTTCCGGCCGCGTCGGCCGCGTTGTTGCACGGTGACCCGGCGACGGACCTCGGTCAGCGCGGTGTTCGCCAGCTGGGCGACATGAAAGCGGTCCACCACCAAGATGGCGTGCGGCAGGCTGTCGCGGATGGCGGCCTTGAACACGCTGCACATGTCGATCGCCACGACCCGCACCCCGGCCCGCCACTGCTGGCTCTGATTCTCAATCCAGGCGCTGACGCTGGCCGCGGTGCGGCCCTCGACCTGTCCCAGGAGCCCGGCTCCGCCGGACAGGTCGCAAAAGCCGACATGCCACCGGTCGGCCAGCACTTCCCAGACCTCGCCGCCGTCCGGGCCTGCCACCAGGCGGAACTTCGCCTTGCCGCGGCGGGTCTCATCAATGCCCAGATGCTCTACGGCCGGGACCGTCTTCGGCAGCGCCGCCTCGGCGGCAACAGCGAACGCGGCCTGCACCACTGGCCAGGAGACCTCGTGATCTCGCGCGGACTGGATCACCGTGCGACCGCCATCTGCCACCGCGGACCCGGCTGACGCGCGAAGACGGCTGGTCAATCGGGTCCTTGCCGGGATCGTCGGCAGCGCCTCGGTGAACGACCGGCGAGGGCACCGGGAGTTCTCGCAGGCCCACCGGCGCTTCGTCCACCGCAACTGCGTCGGCCGACCGGCCAGCGGCAGATCCCGGGGCCTGGTGGTCACCAGGCCCAGCGACCGCGACGAACGGACTCCGCATTCTGGGCAACACCGCGCTGCATCACACGCCGTGACCAGCGCCAGCATCGGAATCCCGGTCTCGTCCATCTCGGCCGAGACGACCTTCACCCCGTCCAGCCCAAGCAGCAGCGTTGCCGTATCGTCGTTCAAGCCCGTGACCCTTCGCCGACTATCCTTGCTTCGCATCTCGGATGATCACAGAAGGTCACGGGCGTTGCGTATTCATCAAGGCCCTGATGCCACGGTCAAGATTGAAGAGCCACCATCCTGCGCTGGCACCGCGACCTGCTGCGGAGCCGCTGGACGAAGAAGTCCCGCCCGAAGAACGGCCGTCCGGCCACGCACCGGAACATCAAGACCCTGGTTCTGCGCATGGCACGCCAGAATCCGGCCTGGGGCTACCGGCGTATCCACGGCGAGTTGGCCGGCCTCGGCGTGCACGTCGCCGCCTCCACCGTTTGGGAGATCATCAAGGACGCCGGCGTCGAACCCGCCCCACGACGCGGTTCGGTGACTTGGGCGAGCTTCCTGCGGTCCCAAGCCGAAGGGATCATCGCCGCCGACTTCTTCACCGCCGACCTCATGGACGGCGCAAAGGTCTACGTCCTGGCTGCCATCGAGCATGCCACCCGTCGGATCCGCATCCTCGGCAGCACGCTCCATCCGACCGGCCAGTGGACCACACCGATGGCACGCGATCCGGTTATGGACCTTGAAGACGCCGCGACCACGGTGAAGTTCCTGATCCGCGACCGCGGCTCCAACTTCACCGAAGCCTTCGACTCTGTCCTGGCCGATGCAGGCATCCGTACCGTGCTGTGCAACGTGCGGACCCCGCGTATGAACGCGATCATGGAGCGCTGGATCGGCTCGGTCCGCCGGGAACTCCTTTACCGCACCCCAGTCTGGCACCACGAACATCTGCGCCAGATCCTGCACGACTACGAGTTCCACCACAACAGCCACCGGCCGCACATGAGCTTGTCCGGGCCCGCCCCGCTCAAGCCGCTGCCGCCGAACATCACCGACCTCGACGCCTTCCGTATCCGACGAACCCACCTCGCGGGTGGCGTCATCAACGAATACCGACCAGCCGCCTGACCAGCATGGAAGAATTTTTCGGCAAGGACAGGTCCCACAGGCATCCTGCACGAGTACGAGCATGCAGCCTGACCTGCGTGGACGAAATAATCGGCACCCACAGACCGGACTCACGGCATGCCGAGGGCGGTCTGTTGTTTTCCTCAGGGTAGGCACAGGGTGCGGTCGACGATGTCGGCTGCGACTTCGTCTACTGGCCGGTTCTCGGCGAAGGCGTGCGCTCTGATCAGGGCGAGGGCATCCGCGGTGCCGCAGCGACACTGCACTGACACCATGCCGACGGCCTGATGCACCACGGCCCACGAATCGTGCTGGTCAAGAAGCGGCGGCCAGCCGATGGGTTCCTCATTTCCGGGTGCGCCCCACGGTGTGAGCAGCGACGCGGCCAGAGTGTCCGCGGCCGCTAGGAAGGTCTCCAGGTCCGGGCCGTGGGCCATCGGCGGGTCGAAGACCGTGAGGGCTCCGAGGGGGGCGCCGACCGTGGTCACGGGGACGGCCGCGACCGCACGGATGCCCAGTTTCTCCACGGCGGGACCGTAGATGGGCCATGCCTGCGCCATCTGCTTCCCGGCCGCGGTGACCGGGCGGCGCAGATGGACTGTTTCACGGGCCGGCCCCTGGCCGAGGGTGAACTCCAGACGCTGGGCGGTCCTGCTGGCCGGGTTCGAGGCCGCCGCAGGGGTCTCGGCATCATCGGGCCCGAACAGGGTGAGCGCTGCGCCCGACGCGCCGAGGGTCTCGGCGACGGCCGCCATGAACCCGGGTTGGACTTGCTGCGGATCGGCGGTTCCCTCGGTCCACCGGCGCAGCCGGTCGGCGTGGGCGGTGTGGATCCGGGCCGCGGTTCGATGCTGTTGCTCCACCTGCCGGTGCATGACCACCATACGTGCGTGGAACGCCCGCATACCTTCCGCGGCCGTCAGCATCTGTGCCTCGTGCCGGGTGGCGATCTCAGCGGCGCGGGCTGCTCGCCGGTGCTCGACTGCCGCGTGTTGCAGTGCTTGGTCGAGTTCCCGGCCGGATTCAGGCGGCAGGGGCATGTTCGCAGGATACGCCGACGCCCGCGGCGGCCAAAGCCAAAAGCGACAAGAGCCATATCTGCCGTGTCAGCCGCGACCGGTGTCCTCCATCAGCAGGACGACGCCGCCGCCGTCCATCGGCGAGCAGGCGATCGAGCACAGGATGGTGCGGCCGATGCGGTTTACGGCGGCGACGTCCGCCGGCCCGGACCGGGCGCCGGTCGCCTGGCAGGCTGCGACGACTTTGCGGACCTCGTCGGTCGGCAGGCCGAAGTCCAGGGTGAAGAACGGCTGCAGGTGGACCTCGCGGCTGCGCAGCCCCCACAGGTCTTCCGCGCCCCGGTTCCAGCTGCGCACCCGCAGGTCCGCATCCAGTACCACGACGCCGGCGGCGATGCTGGACAGCACGCCCTCCAGGAAGCTGCGGGCCTCGTCCAGTTCGCTGGAGCGGATCCGCATCTCCTCGTTCATGGTCTCCAGTTCTTCGTTGCCGGACTGGAGTTCCTCGTTGGTGGTCTCCAGCTCCTCGTTCGTCGACTGGAGTTCCTCGTTGGTGGTCTCCAGCTCCTCGATGCTGGACTGGAGTTCCTCGTTGGTGGTCTCCAGCTCCTCATTCGTGGACTGCAGCGCGTCGTAGGCCGCCTCCAGGTCCCCCCGGGTGCGGGCGAGCTCGTTGTGCAGCCTTGTCGCGATCGTGGTGTCCAGGAACGTCACCGCGACGCCGACCGGCTGGCCGTCGGCGGCGGACATCGGCTGGATGACGATGTCCAGGAATTGGGTGTCGCCGTCGTGCAGCTGCCGCTCGGCGGCGGGGACCCGGACCGCGTGTCGCTCGGTCTCGGCCTGTTCGATCAGCGAGCGCAGCTCGATCGGCCGGTAGGAGATCTCCAGGTCCCGGAACGGCCGGTTCAGGTCGTAGGTGGTGAGACCGAACTGCGCCCGGGCCGCAGCGTTGATCAGGACGATCGCGCCGTCGGGGTCCACGGCGATGGTCGCGTTCGGCGACGTCTCCAAGGTCAGATCGCGCAGCTGCCGCTTGCGGCTGGCCTCCCGGACCTCGGTGCCGGTGGTGCCGTCCATCTTCAGCGGAGCCGGGTGATAGGGGGTCGCCGCGTCGCCCGGGCGGCGCCGGAAGATCCGCTGGCGCATGTTGGCGACTTCGAAGCGCTCGGCGTCGGACAGCAGCATCTCGGCTTTGCCGAGGAACAGGTGGCCGCCTTCGCGCAGGGCGAAGTGGAACCGGTCGATGATCTGCGACTGGGCCTCGGCGTTGAAGTACATCAGGGTATTGCGGCAGACCAGCAGGTCCAGGCGGGAGATGGGGGCGTCCCGGGTGATGTCGTGCCGTCCGAAGATGACCCGGCGGCGCAGATCGGGGCGGAACGCGAACTGGGCGCCGTTGGGCTCGAAGTACTTGTCCCGCAGCTCCGGGGCCAGCGGCTCCAGGGCCTTGGCTGTGTACAGGCCGCTGCGCGCCTCGCGCAGGGCCTCCTCGTCGACGTCGGTGCCGTAGAGCTTGACCCGTCTGACGCACTCCTCGACGCCGAGGACCTCGGCGAACAGGATCGCCAGGGAGTACGGCTCCTGGCCGCTGGAACACCCGGCGCTCCACACCCGGATGTCTTCGTCGGCCCCGCGCGCCGCGATCAGCTCGGGCAGGATCTCCCGCTGCAGGTGGGCCCAGGCCTCGGCGTCCCGGAAGAAGCTGGTGACGTTGATCAGGATCGTGTTGAACAGCGCCCGGAACTCCTCGGCGTCGGCCTCCAGCCGGTCCTGGTAGTCGGCGTAGTCGGCGATGCGGGCGTCGGCCATCCGCTTGCGGATCCGCCGGGCCAGGGTGGAACGCTTGTAGCCGGTGAAGTCGAACCCCCGTGCATCGCGGATGAAGACCAGCAGCTCCTCCAGGTCGCCGCCCGGCTCCGGGGCGGGCGCGGCGCCGTTCCCGATCAACGGTCTGCCGGCTCGACCAGACCGCGGACGACCGCGGCGATCTCGTCCAGGGGGAGCACGAAGTCGACCGCACCGGTGTCGACGGCCGCCTGCGGCATGCCTTTGAACTCCGCCGACACCGGGTCCTCGGCGATCACAGTGCCGCCGCGGGACTTGACCGCGGTCACGCCCATCGAACCGTCTTTGCCGGTTCCGGTCAGCACGCAGGCGATCGCCCGCGCGCCGTAGGCGCCGGCCACCGACTCGAACAGCAAGTCCGCCGACGGACGCACGAAATGGACCAGCTCGCTGTCCGACAACGCCAGCAGGCCCGCCGCGCCGACCAGCAGATGCCGATTCGGAGGGGCGACGTAGATGGTGCCGGGGCGGGCGAGCTCGCCTGCTTCGGCGAGTTTGACCGGCAGCTGCGTGCTGCGCCCTAGCACGTGAGCGATCACGGTCTCGTGTCTTGGGTCCAGGTGCTGTACCACCAGCACCGGGACGGGGAACCCGACCGGCAGCGCGCCCAGCAGCACCCCCAGCGCGGTGATACCGCCGGCCGAAGCCGCCACCGCGACCACCGCGTACCGCTCATCCGACCCGTCGGACCCGGACGCATCCTGCACCACGTCCCCGTTCACCGGCGGGCACCTCGCAGCCGCCGTCCGCAG
The Catenulispora sp. GP43 genome window above contains:
- a CDS encoding CheR family methyltransferase; the encoded protein is MIGNGAAPAPEPGGDLEELLVFIRDARGFDFTGYKRSTLARRIRKRMADARIADYADYQDRLEADAEEFRALFNTILINVTSFFRDAEAWAHLQREILPELIAARGADEDIRVWSAGCSSGQEPYSLAILFAEVLGVEECVRRVKLYGTDVDEEALREARSGLYTAKALEPLAPELRDKYFEPNGAQFAFRPDLRRRVIFGRHDITRDAPISRLDLLVCRNTLMYFNAEAQSQIIDRFHFALREGGHLFLGKAEMLLSDAERFEVANMRQRIFRRRPGDAATPYHPAPLKMDGTTGTEVREASRKRQLRDLTLETSPNATIAVDPDGAIVLINAAARAQFGLTTYDLNRPFRDLEISYRPIELRSLIEQAETERHAVRVPAAERQLHDGDTQFLDIVIQPMSAADGQPVGVAVTFLDTTIATRLHNELARTRGDLEAAYDALQSTNEELETTNEELQSSIEELETTNEELQSTNEELETTNEELQSGNEELETMNEEMRIRSSELDEARSFLEGVLSSIAAGVVVLDADLRVRSWNRGAEDLWGLRSREVHLQPFFTLDFGLPTDEVRKVVAACQATGARSGPADVAAVNRIGRTILCSIACSPMDGGGVVLLMEDTGRG
- a CDS encoding sugar kinase; amino-acid sequence: MTTPDVVTIGETMAALRATGPVRLGAPMNLSVAGAESTVAIGLARLGHRSCWIGRVGDDEFGALVLRTLLAEGVDVSHAHIDGEGRPTGLLARERRIGGLIQVSYYRGGSAGSALCPEDVLPALSPGVRLLHLTGITPALSPTCAEAALAAAREARELGITVSLDVNYRSRLWSAQRARETLLPLTRLADILIASADELHLVCADPVLEEKALVDALLTEGTRELVLTRGGNGADVFTTAASAHAEAHQVPVVDVVGAGDAFVAGYLSGLLDGLDLDRRLRRAVAAGAFAVAAEGDWEGLPTRDSLALLDHPSGTTLR
- a CDS encoding chemotaxis protein CheB, producing MNGDVVQDASGSDGSDERYAVVAVAASAGGITALGVLLGALPVGFPVPVLVVQHLDPRHETVIAHVLGRSTQLPVKLAEAGELARPGTIYVAPPNRHLLVGAAGLLALSDSELVHFVRPSADLLFESVAGAYGARAIACVLTGTGKDGSMGVTAVKSRGGTVIAEDPVSAEFKGMPQAAVDTGAVDFVLPLDEIAAVVRGLVEPADR
- a CDS encoding ISL3 family transposase, whose protein sequence is MRSKDSRRRVTGLNDDTATLLLGLDGVKVVSAEMDETGIPMLALVTACDAARCCPECGVRSSRSLGLVTTRPRDLPLAGRPTQLRWTKRRWACENSRCPRRSFTEALPTIPARTRLTSRLRASAGSAVADGGRTVIQSARDHEVSWPVVQAAFAVAAEAALPKTVPAVEHLGIDETRRGKAKFRLVAGPDGGEVWEVLADRWHVGFCDLSGGAGLLGQVEGRTAASVSAWIENQSQQWRAGVRVVAIDMCSVFKAAIRDSLPHAILVVDRFHVAQLANTALTEVRRRVTVQQRGRRGRKGNREWELRNRLTRSAARMHADHLDPMVEDLMALPKKIGVPILAAWNVKEDLMDLLALHGTGPTAP
- a CDS encoding GAF and ANTAR domain-containing protein, with protein sequence MPLPPESGRELDQALQHAAVEHRRAARAAEIATRHEAQMLTAAEGMRAFHARMVVMHRQVEQQHRTAARIHTAHADRLRRWTEGTADPQQVQPGFMAAVAETLGASGAALTLFGPDDAETPAAASNPASRTAQRLEFTLGQGPARETVHLRRPVTAAGKQMAQAWPIYGPAVEKLGIRAVAAVPVTTVGAPLGALTVFDPPMAHGPDLETFLAAADTLAASLLTPWGAPGNEEPIGWPPLLDQHDSWAVVHQAVGMVSVQCRCGTADALALIRAHAFAENRPVDEVAADIVDRTLCLP
- a CDS encoding transposase, with amino-acid sequence MIRGLLVRFYESAAASGLPEMERLANTVSTWWPQILVAITTGVTNAASEGVNRLIKTDARSAFGYRNPANQRLRARCATTRRARGHLSRRTSGRHSQPRRNV
- a CDS encoding integrase core domain-containing protein, with the translated sequence MAGLGVHVAASTVWEIIKDAGVEPAPRRGSVTWASFLRSQAEGIIAADFFTADLMDGAKVYVLAAIEHATRRIRILGSTLHPTGQWTTPMARDPVMDLEDAATTVKFLIRDRGSNFTEAFDSVLADAGIRTVLCNVRTPRMNAIMERWIGSVRRELLYRTPVWHHEHLRQILHDYEFHHNSHRPHMSLSGPAPLKPLPPNITDLDAFRIRRTHLAGGVINEYRPAA
- a CDS encoding bifunctional 4-hydroxy-2-oxoglutarate aldolase/2-dehydro-3-deoxy-phosphogluconate aldolase, whose product is MDVTALPHRTLAIVRGSDPTAALRTILILAEEGLTASEVSLTTPNALWVIEQARRELGPDALLGAGTVVTAADAARAADAGAAFLVTPGLGPDLREAGPPGLPTFVGALTPGEVIGALAYGATAVKVFPASLGGPPYLKALRDPFPTVPFVPVGGVDADGAAAYLAGGAAAVGVGSPLIGDAASGGGHDGLRARAAAWRLRMAEAVAA